The genome window GGAGCAATTGCTGCTATTGGTATTTTTGATGCTAATTTAGGTACGGTCTTATTATACTCCTTGATTATTGCAGTACCAGCAGGGATTCTCGGGGGACCTTTATTTGCAAAGTGGATCAATAGCCGTGTTTTTCCTAAAGGAGAGTCAACACTTATTACGGCAGAGCCAATAGCAGAAGATAAATTGCCAAGTATAGGCGTGTCTTTCCTATCTATCTTATTACCTGTCATTTTAATGATCATTGGAACCGCTGCCCCTTACTTAACGATTTTCTCACAAGGCGTAAGAAATGTACTTATCTTTCTTGGCAGCCCGTTATTATCTTTATTAATTGCTGTATTTTTCGCTTTTTATTTCCTCGGTATGCGTCAAGGAATGGACAAAGAGAGTATCAAAAAGTTTACAGAAGATTGTTTCTTGCCGGTCGGTTCTATTTTACTAATTATCGGTGCTGGCGGTGCATTTAAACAAGTGTTAATTGCTAGTGGAGTAGGCGATACAATTGGATCAATGTCAGAGAGCTTATCATTATCCCCACTTGTATTAGCTTTTATGATTGCAGGATTGATTCGGATAGCAACTGGTTCTGCAACAGTAGCCTTAACAACAGCAGCAGGGATAGTGTCACCAATAATCGCAGGAATGTCTGGCGTAAATGTGGAACTATTAGTGATTGCAACCGGTGCTGGTTCCTTAATGTTCTCCCATGTAAATGATGCTGGGTTCTGGATGGTAAAAGAATATTTAGGA of Niallia circulans contains these proteins:
- a CDS encoding gluconate:H+ symporter; this translates as MDAYLLIIALLSIVIVIVGVSLFKWHAFISLTVASLFLAVFSGLSFDKIVSAYETGVGGVLGHLVGILALGTILGKMLSESGAGLRIANYFVNVFGEKKLPWAMFFSGFIIGIPVFFEVGILILLPLVISIQKATKKNILLIALPGIAGLSIVHGLVPPHPGAIAAIGIFDANLGTVLLYSLIIAVPAGILGGPLFAKWINSRVFPKGESTLITAEPIAEDKLPSIGVSFLSILLPVILMIIGTAAPYLTIFSQGVRNVLIFLGSPLLSLLIAVFFAFYFLGMRQGMDKESIKKFTEDCFLPVGSILLIIGAGGAFKQVLIASGVGDTIGSMSESLSLSPLVLAFMIAGLIRIATGSATVALTTAAGIVSPIIAGMSGVNVELLVIATGAGSLMFSHVNDAGFWMVKEYLGLTVEETFKTWTVLETILSFIAFAGVLILDLIV